From the Polyangiaceae bacterium genome, one window contains:
- a CDS encoding glycerophosphodiester phosphodiesterase family protein, whose product MAVFSVVVGINACGSSEDEAAPASGGASTGGVGVDASIGGAAGVGGTGAIGGTSGSAGTAASAGKGGVAGSGAEGGVAGSGGLGGSAGAGATDAGADSGSGGTPGTHKTSLKVCWTDPTCPRVFAVAHGGLWSLTGAPYDSDAAIAAAYAADVDAVKIDVRVTKDNVPVIAHSSPIEIFESVNCYNKKIEEMNAVDVTKCIRVPSLTEKFQRLDDVLKYLKGKMIVQLTVKESTDYARTIAEVHAQGAEEYAFLEISTNELQNLIPTLPGADSIYYLINVKTNLTEVDTLIKTIKNPRAFMYEFEPTVDVSSLTPNTLHPAGVRSFTYTNAPAPTQGQLQALFEGGFDAVSSQNAGNCVAARKIVNAKRGVSPP is encoded by the coding sequence ATGGCTGTTTTCAGTGTGGTCGTCGGGATCAACGCCTGCGGCTCGTCCGAAGACGAAGCAGCGCCCGCTAGCGGTGGCGCCAGCACGGGCGGCGTCGGCGTAGATGCGAGCATTGGCGGCGCAGCGGGGGTCGGTGGCACGGGCGCCATCGGCGGCACCAGCGGATCCGCGGGCACGGCGGCCTCTGCGGGCAAGGGTGGCGTAGCCGGCAGCGGCGCCGAGGGAGGCGTTGCGGGTAGCGGTGGTTTGGGCGGCAGTGCTGGAGCCGGCGCGACCGACGCGGGTGCTGACTCGGGCAGTGGTGGCACGCCTGGAACGCACAAGACGTCGCTGAAGGTTTGCTGGACGGATCCAACCTGCCCACGCGTATTCGCCGTGGCTCATGGCGGCCTGTGGAGCCTGACAGGCGCCCCCTACGACTCCGACGCCGCGATTGCTGCTGCCTATGCGGCGGACGTGGATGCCGTGAAGATCGACGTGCGCGTCACCAAAGACAATGTCCCGGTCATCGCCCACTCGAGCCCCATCGAGATCTTCGAGTCCGTGAACTGCTACAACAAGAAGATCGAAGAGATGAACGCGGTGGACGTCACCAAGTGCATTCGAGTGCCGTCCCTCACGGAGAAGTTTCAGCGCTTGGATGACGTGCTGAAGTACCTCAAGGGCAAGATGATCGTGCAGCTCACGGTCAAGGAAAGCACCGACTACGCTCGCACGATCGCCGAAGTGCACGCCCAGGGCGCGGAGGAATACGCCTTCCTGGAGATCTCCACGAACGAACTGCAGAACCTGATCCCGACCTTGCCTGGCGCTGACAGCATCTACTACCTGATCAACGTCAAGACGAACCTCACCGAGGTGGACACGCTGATCAAGACCATCAAGAACCCGCGCGCGTTCATGTACGAGTTCGAGCCGACCGTAGACGTGTCGTCCTTGACGCCGAACACGCTTCACCCTGCGGGCGTGCGCTCCTTCACCTACACGAATGCGCCCGCGCCGACCCAAGGCCAGCTCCAAGCGTTGTTCGAGGGTGGCTTCGACGCGGTCTCGTCCCAGAACGCAGGCAACTGCGTGGCGGCGCGCAAGATCGTGAATGCCAAGCGAGGCGTCTCGCCTCCCTGA
- a CDS encoding SUMF1/EgtB/PvdO family nonheme iron enzyme: MAAPRTLPAVAFVFAGLGVCALGYWYLQRKPTEQSALGGARGGPPVEPSASTPPSAVSAQPPAPKPRAPETRPDDGLAKTVAEQRDRLFGRMQEELGLSASSLAEVRKIFESSPVLSQGNPLVARHPMKRSECWEAREGAGLHSEEKMRELEKREARCGARYMSPIGEDEGHLVCIDQYEFPNIPCEYPVIYPSARQASDLCKAVGKRLCDAHEWEGACAGKLLPAEEEYLWDRPRRIEMEYFKNKDREILWAYGPKKDQSKCATSSHKSSSCNGGGWESCGSNTFPTGAFPECVSRFGVYDQHGNAAEHMNLPLKPEELSSRGGLGETEMKGSWFIFLREQSHEDDCRWRAPAWHAGKVASITSHLNYHLGFRCCKSVPTQAADARAP, translated from the coding sequence ATGGCTGCCCCCCGGACGCTCCCCGCCGTCGCGTTCGTGTTCGCGGGCCTCGGGGTTTGCGCTCTCGGGTACTGGTACCTCCAGCGCAAGCCAACCGAGCAGTCTGCCCTCGGGGGCGCGCGAGGGGGACCGCCCGTCGAACCTTCCGCATCGACACCGCCGTCGGCAGTGTCGGCGCAGCCGCCGGCCCCGAAACCACGCGCGCCGGAAACCCGACCCGACGACGGCCTCGCCAAGACCGTTGCGGAGCAGCGGGACCGCCTGTTCGGGCGCATGCAGGAGGAACTCGGGCTCTCCGCTTCGTCACTAGCGGAAGTGCGCAAGATCTTCGAGAGCTCACCGGTGCTCAGTCAAGGAAACCCCCTGGTCGCTCGCCACCCCATGAAGCGGTCGGAGTGTTGGGAGGCTCGCGAGGGAGCTGGGCTGCACAGCGAAGAGAAGATGCGCGAGTTGGAGAAGCGCGAAGCGCGCTGCGGCGCTCGCTACATGTCGCCGATCGGAGAGGACGAAGGTCACCTGGTGTGCATCGACCAGTACGAGTTCCCCAACATCCCCTGCGAATACCCGGTGATCTACCCCAGCGCGCGCCAGGCATCGGACTTGTGCAAGGCGGTGGGCAAGCGGCTCTGCGACGCACACGAGTGGGAAGGCGCTTGCGCAGGGAAGCTACTTCCTGCGGAAGAAGAGTACCTGTGGGATCGTCCGCGGCGCATCGAGATGGAGTACTTCAAGAACAAGGATCGCGAGATCCTCTGGGCCTACGGCCCCAAGAAGGATCAGTCGAAATGCGCGACCAGCTCGCACAAGAGCTCGTCGTGCAACGGCGGCGGCTGGGAATCCTGTGGCTCCAACACCTTCCCCACGGGCGCGTTTCCTGAGTGCGTGAGCCGCTTCGGCGTCTACGACCAACATGGCAACGCAGCCGAGCACATGAATCTACCCCTCAAGCCCGAGGAGCTGTCGAGCCGCGGCGGGCTGGGTGAGACGGAAATGAAGGGAAGCTGGTTCATCTTTCTGCGCGAGCAATCGCACGAGGACGACTGCCGCTGGCGCGCGCCAGCCTGGCATGCCGGCAAGGTTGCCAGCATCACCAGCCATCTGAACTATCACCTCGGTTTTCGTTGCTGCAAAAGCGTCCCCACCCAGGCGGCGGACGCGCGTGCCCCCTGA
- a CDS encoding methylated-DNA--[protein]-cysteine S-methyltransferase — MEYDEWETPLGRVLAVKSERGLVRFSLLGNSEPDVDEGWARRPARFADVRRQFAEYCRGKRRSFDLPLDPRGTAFQRKVWKALVRIPYGATASYGDIAKAIRQPSAVRAVGGANNKNPLWVIVPCHRVIGKDGSMTGYGGGIALKRKLLALETRHASP, encoded by the coding sequence ATGGAATACGACGAATGGGAAACACCCTTGGGGCGAGTTCTGGCGGTCAAAAGTGAGCGAGGACTGGTTCGATTCTCGCTGCTGGGCAACAGCGAGCCAGACGTTGACGAGGGCTGGGCGCGACGCCCGGCGCGTTTCGCGGACGTGCGTCGGCAGTTTGCAGAGTACTGTCGCGGCAAGCGTCGCAGCTTCGACCTGCCATTGGATCCCCGTGGCACTGCCTTCCAGCGGAAAGTGTGGAAGGCACTCGTCCGCATCCCCTACGGCGCGACCGCGAGCTATGGCGACATTGCCAAAGCGATCAGGCAACCGAGTGCAGTGCGCGCCGTGGGGGGGGCCAACAACAAGAATCCGCTCTGGGTGATCGTTCCCTGTCACCGAGTCATCGGTAAGGACGGCAGCATGACCGGCTACGGCGGGGGAATCGCGCTCAAACGGAAGTTGTTGGCGCTGGAAACCCGCCACGCCTCCCCGTAG
- a CDS encoding MYXO-CTERM sorting domain-containing protein, translating to MKVRAENRQGGWKTRFFSLLLCGSGISSFGCSGADDGAVSVDEPVGKLTEAALGQDGAVTVAAANAVLNEYGVLQGNVAAGATSLTVTNIANLNSTTFGALAAGDLVMIIQMRGASINTTDSVNYGSVTALNNAGNYEVVGVAGVSGNTITLGCPTKHAYTASGNVQIVRVPQVTSLTINAGASITAPAWDGSRGGVVAVHSQGGITLNGNINANAIGFRGGAADNGASLNGVTGYRLANANAGGEKGEGIAGYQAVYDALNGRYGRGAPANAGGGGNAHNAGGGGGSNARRGTAWTGQGVMLGSLTGAAAWLLDPGYVANGNALTNSEGGGRGGYTWSDVNQNALVVAPGNALWAGDSRREMGGLGGRPLDPSAAGRLYLGGGGGAGDGNNNAAGRGGNGGGLVFLSALGQVAGNGAITANGEPGGVSNGNPGDAPGGGGGGGTVVIHATVANSISITASGGVGGNQTNSNGAEAEGPGGGGGGGFVAIRAGAPARTAAGALGGITTRPSLTEFPTNGATAGNDGIADATAASIFYCTETVAPDTSFLTTEPNPTSDTTGDFTFGSNESPVTYECSLDNGAFFACPQTYSTPALANGSHNLRVRARDLSGNVDPTPASYTWVVDTTAPNTQILTSEPNPTNDPTGDFTFGSNESPVTYECSLDGGAFAPCPQTYSTPALGNGSHTLSVRARDAAGNVDPTPATHAWVVDTTAPNTQILTSEPNPTNDPTGDFTFGSNESPVTYECSLDGGAFAPCPQTYSTPALGNGSHTLSVRARDAAGNVDPTPATHTWVVDVTAPDTSFVTTEPNPTTDPTGDFAFGSNESPVTYECSIDSGAFAACPQTFSTPALGLGQHTIAVRARDAAGNVDPTPASYTWTINSPIVDTDGDGLSDTEEGNIGTDPNDADSDDDGVLDGAEPSPGTDSDGDGLINALDPDSDNDGIFDGTELGITTPHKDTDVSKGNFVPDADPATKTDPLSKDTDKGTLADGSEDPNHNGKIDSGEKDPNNPADDVSKPTDSDGDGLSDDEEKAIGTDPNDADSDDDGVIDGDEPNPTADSDGDGLITALDPDSDNDGIFDGTELGITTPHADTDVSKGSFIPDADPTTTTNPLLRDTDKGSLPDGAEDPNHDGKIDSGEKDPNNPADDVNKPVDSDGDGLTDEEEKNIGTDPNDADSDDDGVLDGAEPNPTADSDGDGLITALDPDSDNDGIFDGTELGITTPHSDTDVSKGNFVPDADPTTKTNPLLRDTDKGSLPDGAEDPNHDGKIDSGEKDPNNPADDVDKPVDSDNDGLTDEEEKNLGTDPNDADSDDDGVLDGAEPNPSADTDGDGLINALDPDSDNDALFDGTELGLDCSNPATDTSKKRCIADADTGQTKTSPLLRDTDGGGATDGSEDANLNGVVDAGEQNPVKGNAADDSTVVDTDGDGLSDGLEATLHSKPNDKDTDDDGVLDGAEPNPSDDTDGDGLVNVLDVDSDDDALFDGTELSVTTPDADTDTSKNFFRADGDPTTHTSALDPDTDKGGVRDGSEDVNLNGVVDAGELDPNVGADDTNAVDSDGDGLSDGLEATLNSDPNDADTDDDGALDGEESNVSSDTDGDGTINVLDTDSDADGLFDGTEIGNDCSNAATDTSKNACTPDGDSGATRTSMVNPDTDFGTVSDGDEDENKNGVVDGGERDPLDPADDVAQPDGGTGGSAGTGGNAGSSGSSGSGGGSVHSRSDKDLTLEGGGCSCRTTGTNGGAPLWLGALSVLGLALMRRRRR from the coding sequence ATGAAAGTGCGCGCAGAGAATCGCCAGGGTGGGTGGAAGACGCGTTTCTTCTCCCTGCTGCTGTGCGGCAGCGGGATTTCGAGCTTCGGCTGCTCCGGGGCGGACGACGGCGCCGTGTCCGTCGATGAGCCCGTCGGGAAGCTGACCGAGGCGGCTTTGGGTCAAGACGGCGCGGTCACCGTCGCCGCTGCGAACGCCGTGCTCAACGAGTACGGCGTGTTGCAGGGCAACGTGGCCGCAGGGGCTACGAGCCTGACCGTGACGAACATCGCCAATCTGAACAGCACGACCTTCGGTGCGCTCGCTGCAGGTGACCTGGTGATGATCATCCAGATGCGCGGCGCCAGCATCAACACCACGGACAGCGTCAACTACGGCTCGGTCACCGCGCTCAACAACGCTGGGAACTACGAGGTGGTCGGCGTCGCTGGAGTGTCCGGAAACACGATCACCCTGGGCTGTCCCACCAAACATGCGTACACGGCCAGCGGCAACGTTCAGATTGTTCGCGTGCCACAGGTCACTTCCTTGACCATCAATGCAGGCGCATCGATCACGGCACCCGCTTGGGACGGCAGTCGCGGAGGTGTCGTTGCCGTCCACTCCCAGGGTGGCATCACCCTCAACGGCAACATCAACGCGAACGCCATCGGTTTTCGCGGCGGCGCTGCGGACAATGGAGCGTCTCTCAATGGCGTGACGGGATATCGCCTCGCGAATGCCAATGCTGGCGGCGAGAAGGGCGAAGGTATCGCGGGCTACCAGGCGGTCTACGACGCGCTCAACGGTCGCTACGGTCGTGGCGCGCCGGCCAACGCAGGCGGCGGCGGCAACGCACACAACGCGGGTGGTGGCGGCGGCTCGAATGCGCGCCGTGGCACGGCGTGGACGGGGCAGGGTGTCATGCTCGGCTCCCTCACCGGTGCGGCGGCCTGGCTGCTCGACCCTGGCTATGTCGCCAACGGCAACGCCCTCACCAATTCCGAAGGTGGAGGCAGGGGTGGCTATACCTGGTCCGACGTGAACCAGAACGCACTCGTGGTTGCGCCCGGCAACGCGCTCTGGGCCGGAGACTCTCGACGCGAGATGGGCGGTCTCGGTGGACGTCCGCTGGATCCCTCCGCAGCGGGTCGACTGTACCTGGGCGGTGGCGGTGGCGCTGGCGACGGCAACAACAATGCTGCAGGTCGCGGTGGCAACGGCGGTGGTCTCGTGTTCCTGAGCGCCCTGGGGCAAGTCGCGGGCAACGGAGCCATTACGGCCAACGGTGAGCCAGGCGGAGTCTCCAATGGTAACCCCGGTGATGCTCCAGGTGGCGGCGGTGGTGGTGGAACCGTGGTCATCCACGCCACGGTTGCCAACAGCATTTCCATCACGGCAAGTGGTGGCGTCGGTGGCAACCAAACGAACTCCAACGGAGCCGAGGCAGAAGGCCCCGGGGGCGGTGGTGGTGGCGGCTTCGTGGCGATCCGGGCGGGGGCGCCCGCTCGCACTGCCGCTGGCGCTCTGGGCGGCATCACGACCCGTCCGAGTTTGACGGAGTTCCCGACCAACGGTGCGACGGCCGGAAACGACGGTATCGCCGACGCTACCGCGGCGAGCATCTTTTACTGCACCGAGACGGTGGCCCCCGACACGAGCTTTTTGACGACGGAGCCGAATCCGACCAGCGACACCACGGGGGACTTCACTTTCGGTTCGAACGAATCGCCCGTGACCTACGAGTGCAGCCTGGACAACGGTGCCTTCTTCGCGTGCCCGCAGACGTACTCGACTCCAGCTCTCGCCAACGGTTCTCACAATCTACGCGTGCGCGCCCGTGACTTGTCGGGCAACGTGGATCCCACCCCTGCGTCCTACACTTGGGTCGTCGATACGACGGCGCCCAACACGCAGATTCTGACGTCGGAGCCCAACCCGACGAACGACCCGACGGGTGATTTCACCTTTGGGTCGAACGAGTCGCCGGTGACCTACGAGTGCAGCCTGGACGGCGGAGCCTTCGCGCCGTGTCCGCAGACGTACTCGACGCCAGCGCTCGGCAACGGCTCGCATACCTTGAGCGTTCGGGCTCGGGATGCGGCGGGCAATGTGGACCCCACGCCTGCAACCCACGCCTGGGTCGTCGATACGACGGCGCCCAACACGCAGATCCTGACGTCGGAGCCCAACCCGACGAACGACCCGACGGGTGATTTCACCTTTGGGTCGAACGAGTCGCCGGTGACCTACGAGTGCAGCTTGGATGGCGGAGCGTTCGCGCCGTGTCCGCAGACGTACTCGACACCGGCGCTCGGCAACGGCTCGCATACCTTGAGCGTTCGCGCTCGGGATGCGGCGGGCAATGTGGACCCCACACCTGCGACCCACACCTGGGTGGTTGACGTCACCGCTCCTGACACGAGCTTCGTGACCACGGAGCCCAACCCGACGACGGACCCCACGGGTGACTTCGCGTTCGGTTCGAACGAGTCACCGGTAACCTACGAGTGCAGCATCGATAGTGGAGCGTTCGCAGCGTGCCCGCAGACCTTCTCCACGCCGGCTTTGGGCTTGGGCCAGCACACCATTGCCGTGCGCGCTCGGGATGCAGCCGGCAACGTGGACCCCACGCCGGCCAGCTACACCTGGACCATCAATTCGCCGATCGTAGACACCGACGGCGATGGCCTCTCGGACACCGAAGAAGGCAACATCGGCACGGACCCCAACGACGCGGACAGTGACGATGACGGTGTGCTCGACGGTGCAGAGCCGTCTCCCGGCACCGACAGTGACGGCGATGGCCTGATCAACGCGCTCGACCCGGATAGCGACAACGACGGCATCTTCGACGGTACCGAGCTCGGCATCACGACGCCCCACAAGGACACCGACGTGAGCAAGGGCAACTTCGTGCCCGACGCCGATCCCGCGACGAAGACCGATCCGCTGTCCAAGGACACGGACAAGGGCACGCTCGCCGACGGATCCGAGGACCCGAATCACAACGGCAAGATCGACAGCGGCGAGAAGGACCCCAACAATCCCGCCGACGACGTCAGCAAACCGACGGACAGCGACGGCGATGGCCTGAGCGACGACGAAGAAAAGGCCATCGGGACCGACCCGAACGACGCGGACAGCGACGACGACGGCGTGATTGACGGTGACGAACCCAACCCCACGGCCGACTCGGATGGCGATGGCCTGATCACGGCGCTGGATCCCGACAGTGACAACGACGGCATCTTCGACGGAACCGAACTCGGGATCACGACGCCCCACGCCGACACCGACGTGAGCAAGGGCAGCTTCATTCCCGACGCCGATCCGACCACGACGACCAATCCGCTGTTGCGCGACACGGACAAGGGCAGCCTGCCCGATGGCGCCGAGGATCCGAATCACGACGGCAAGATCGACAGCGGCGAGAAGGATCCGAACAACCCCGCCGACGACGTCAACAAGCCCGTGGACAGCGACGGCGACGGGCTGACGGACGAAGAAGAGAAGAACATCGGGACGGATCCCAATGACGCCGATAGCGATGATGATGGCGTACTCGACGGCGCCGAGCCCAATCCCACGGCCGACTCGGATGGCGACGGCCTGATCACGGCGCTGGACCCCGATAGCGACAATGACGGCATCTTCGACGGCACGGAACTCGGGATCACCACGCCCCACAGCGACACCGACGTGAGCAAGGGCAACTTCGTGCCGGACGCCGATCCGACGACGAAGACCAATCCACTGTTGCGCGACACGGACAAGGGCAGCCTGCCCGATGGCGCCGAGGATCCGAATCACGACGGTAAGATCGACAGCGGCGAGAAGGACCCGAACAACCCTGCGGACGACGTCGACAAGCCCGTCGACAGCGACAACGACGGCTTGACGGACGAAGAAGAGAAGAACCTCGGGACGGATCCCAACGACGCCGACAGTGATGATGATGGCGTGCTCGACGGTGCCGAGCCCAATCCCTCGGCGGACACCGATGGCGACGGCCTGATCAACGCCTTGGACCCGGATAGCGACAACGACGCCCTCTTCGACGGCACCGAGCTGGGGCTCGATTGCAGCAACCCCGCAACGGACACGAGCAAGAAGCGCTGCATCGCCGACGCCGACACGGGGCAGACGAAGACCTCGCCGCTTCTGCGCGACACTGACGGCGGCGGCGCGACGGACGGCTCCGAGGACGCGAACCTCAACGGCGTCGTCGACGCAGGCGAACAGAACCCGGTGAAGGGCAATGCTGCGGATGACAGCACCGTGGTCGACACGGATGGGGACGGACTGTCCGATGGCCTGGAAGCGACCCTGCATTCGAAGCCCAACGACAAGGACACGGACGATGATGGCGTCCTGGACGGCGCCGAACCGAACCCCAGTGACGACACGGATGGGGACGGCCTGGTCAACGTGCTGGACGTGGACAGCGACGACGACGCGCTCTTCGACGGTACGGAGCTGTCCGTCACCACGCCCGACGCCGACACGGACACGTCGAAGAACTTCTTCCGCGCCGATGGTGACCCCACCACGCACACCAGCGCGCTCGACCCCGACACCGACAAGGGGGGCGTGCGCGATGGCTCCGAGGACGTGAACCTCAATGGTGTGGTGGACGCCGGTGAACTCGATCCTAATGTCGGTGCCGATGATACGAACGCCGTCGATAGCGATGGCGACGGCCTGTCGGACGGACTCGAGGCGACTCTCAACTCGGATCCGAACGACGCGGACACCGACGACGACGGCGCCCTGGACGGAGAGGAGTCCAACGTCAGCTCCGACACCGACGGCGACGGCACCATCAACGTTCTCGACACCGATAGTGATGCGGACGGTCTTTTCGATGGCACGGAAATCGGAAACGACTGCAGCAATGCGGCCACGGACACCAGCAAGAACGCCTGCACGCCTGACGGCGACAGCGGTGCCACGCGCACGAGCATGGTCAACCCCGACACGGACTTCGGCACCGTCTCCGATGGTGACGAGGACGAGAACAAGAACGGCGTCGTCGACGGCGGCGAGCGCGATCCCCTCGACCCCGCCGACGACGTGGCGCAACCCGACGGTGGCACGGGTGGCAGCGCCGGAACGGGTGGCAATGCCGGCAGTAGTGGAAGCTCCGGTAGCGGTGGCGGATCCGTGCACTCCCGGTCGGACAAGGACCTGACCCTCGAAGGCGGTGGCTGCTCGTGTCGCACGACTGGGACGAACGGCGGCGCGCCGCTCTGGCTCGGCGCGCTCAGCGTGCTTGGTCTTGCCTTGATGCGTCGGCGTCGGCGTTAG
- a CDS encoding AlkA N-terminal domain-containing protein, with protein MTLSFEQCERARRARDARYDGRFFTAVKTTGVYCRPVCPARQPKRANVEYFPSAALAAQAGYRPCLRCRPETAPRSPSWQGTVSTVKRALRLIHEGALVDEDTGGLAERLGVSDRHLRRLFEAHVGVSPQAYALNHRLLFAKQLLAETGLPVIDVAFASGFRSRRRFNDAFRRQFMLPPSSVRQASQADGTDVVVRLRYRPPFDFQHLLRFFVARAVAGVEHVESDGYARTFSLAEGHGWFHVFQSRGGDSALMVRLGFNQPTVLLPALQRIRQIFDLDAAPLEVRRALRRDAVLKALLRRSGVLRLPGAWSEFEALVRGVVGQQVSVKGARTVLSRLCERFGRPLDTPLGVWRVFPAAEALADADLAACGLTRSRADAVRGVARRYAEGFEVGDGELVDRVERLCSLPGIGPWTANLTCLRALQEPDAFPAGDLGIRKALGMIGAPLQRVEARADAWRPWRGYAAMLLWHSLGD; from the coding sequence GTGACGCTGAGCTTCGAGCAATGCGAACGCGCGAGGCGAGCCCGGGATGCTCGCTACGACGGCAGATTCTTCACGGCGGTGAAGACTACGGGCGTGTACTGCCGGCCAGTGTGCCCAGCACGCCAGCCGAAGCGTGCAAACGTCGAGTACTTTCCCTCCGCAGCGCTGGCTGCTCAGGCCGGGTACCGCCCCTGCCTTCGATGTCGACCAGAGACGGCGCCGCGCAGTCCGAGTTGGCAGGGCACCGTGTCCACGGTCAAGCGTGCCTTGCGGCTGATCCACGAGGGAGCTCTCGTCGACGAGGACACGGGCGGTCTTGCCGAAAGACTTGGCGTGAGTGATCGACACTTGCGGCGTTTGTTCGAGGCGCACGTGGGAGTGTCGCCCCAGGCCTACGCGCTCAATCACCGACTGCTGTTTGCGAAGCAGCTCTTGGCGGAAACCGGTTTGCCTGTGATCGATGTGGCTTTCGCCTCCGGCTTCCGCTCTCGTCGTCGGTTCAACGACGCATTTCGACGACAGTTCATGCTGCCGCCATCAAGCGTGCGCCAGGCGAGCCAAGCGGACGGCACAGATGTCGTCGTTCGGTTGCGATATCGACCCCCTTTCGACTTCCAACACTTGCTGCGCTTCTTCGTCGCTCGCGCAGTTGCGGGCGTGGAGCACGTTGAGAGCGACGGTTACGCACGGACCTTCTCCTTGGCAGAGGGGCATGGTTGGTTTCATGTTTTCCAGTCGCGTGGAGGGGACAGCGCGTTGATGGTGCGTCTCGGTTTCAACCAGCCGACGGTACTGCTGCCCGCGCTGCAGCGCATTCGCCAGATCTTCGACCTGGACGCGGCGCCGCTCGAGGTGCGGCGTGCCTTGAGGAGGGATGCCGTGCTGAAAGCGTTGCTGCGACGGAGCGGGGTCTTGCGCTTGCCCGGGGCGTGGAGCGAGTTCGAGGCGCTAGTGCGCGGCGTGGTGGGGCAGCAGGTCAGCGTCAAGGGCGCGCGCACGGTGCTCTCGCGATTGTGTGAACGCTTCGGTCGACCGCTGGATACGCCACTGGGAGTTTGGCGGGTGTTTCCCGCCGCGGAGGCGCTGGCTGATGCGGACTTGGCCGCGTGTGGGCTGACACGCTCGCGAGCTGATGCCGTCCGCGGCGTGGCACGACGCTACGCCGAGGGATTCGAGGTGGGGGACGGGGAGCTCGTCGATCGCGTCGAGCGCTTGTGCAGCCTGCCCGGCATCGGGCCGTGGACGGCGAACCTCACCTGTCTGCGCGCACTGCAAGAACCTGATGCGTTTCCCGCAGGCGACCTCGGGATTCGCAAAGCACTCGGGATGATCGGCGCGCCCCTGCAACGCGTGGAAGCCCGGGCCGACGCTTGGCGTCCTTGGCGCGGGTACGCGGCAATGCTGCTCTGGCACTCACTGGGAGACTGA
- a CDS encoding DUF4388 domain-containing protein, producing the protein MSVDPNLVVVEETGEAHPQGKEALRRMRSRAGDYQLLPSPNQVLLMRSVSSPRAGEVDPGPRVRLVGEINGRGALCDILEFLGQVGWRGRLLVSDYVHVRVLLLENGNVVGVKTNAPDERLGQVLFRFGILGQAELDEVMRACRRGVRFSEAATRVGGLEDGVVYEYIGHQIREVVAATLTISSGAFSFLDEFDDDSLTTGHAVSVSALLSEAATRMDEAEYFRQSIPSKLHVPARRRDTAPADEQARQVFKRVNGQRSVEELGRLTGIGAFETTKALYAMVRSGHVAIRAPRVPGGEAAIVEKANDALRTIFEGARLAGKEPELRRNLGSFIQSMGVYPVLLDGAGPGPDGELDVSRVVENLRRVPTADHPENVLKDLLHQLVSFALFTAGASVGARREGPLKRSISQTMRALRPSG; encoded by the coding sequence ATGTCGGTCGATCCCAACCTAGTGGTGGTCGAAGAGACCGGTGAAGCCCATCCCCAGGGCAAGGAGGCGCTTCGCCGAATGCGGAGCCGGGCCGGCGACTATCAGCTGCTCCCCTCACCGAACCAAGTCCTGCTCATGCGGTCCGTTTCGTCCCCGCGCGCCGGAGAAGTGGACCCCGGCCCACGCGTGCGCCTAGTCGGGGAGATCAACGGCCGCGGGGCCCTCTGCGACATCCTGGAGTTCTTGGGTCAGGTGGGGTGGCGCGGACGCTTGCTCGTGTCCGACTACGTTCACGTTCGGGTGCTGCTGCTCGAGAACGGCAACGTAGTCGGCGTCAAGACCAACGCACCCGACGAGCGTTTGGGCCAGGTCTTGTTCCGCTTCGGTATCTTGGGTCAGGCCGAACTCGATGAAGTGATGCGCGCCTGTCGTCGTGGCGTCCGATTCAGCGAAGCGGCGACGCGCGTCGGTGGTCTGGAGGACGGTGTGGTCTACGAATACATCGGCCATCAGATCCGCGAAGTGGTGGCGGCGACCCTGACCATCAGTTCTGGAGCCTTTTCCTTCCTCGACGAGTTCGACGACGATTCACTCACGACCGGCCACGCCGTGAGCGTGAGTGCATTGCTGTCGGAGGCAGCGACGCGCATGGACGAGGCCGAGTACTTTCGTCAGTCGATCCCCTCCAAGCTGCACGTGCCCGCGCGCCGCCGCGATACCGCGCCGGCGGACGAGCAGGCGCGACAGGTTTTCAAGCGCGTCAACGGCCAGCGCAGTGTGGAGGAACTGGGGCGGCTCACTGGAATCGGCGCGTTCGAGACGACGAAGGCGCTCTACGCGATGGTGCGAAGCGGCCACGTGGCGATCCGGGCGCCCCGGGTGCCCGGGGGTGAGGCTGCCATCGTGGAGAAAGCCAACGACGCGCTGCGCACCATCTTCGAGGGCGCGCGGCTTGCAGGGAAAGAACCGGAGCTCCGACGAAATCTCGGTTCCTTCATCCAAAGCATGGGTGTCTATCCCGTCTTGTTGGATGGCGCGGGGCCGGGGCCCGACGGGGAACTCGACGTGTCACGAGTCGTGGAGAATCTGCGTCGCGTTCCGACTGCGGACCACCCTGAGAACGTGCTGAAAGACCTGCTTCACCAGCTCGTGAGCTTTGCGCTGTTCACGGCGGGTGCGTCCGTCGGGGCCCGGCGTGAGGGGCCCCTGAAGCGCTCGATCAGTCAGACGATGCGGGCGCTTCGGCCCAGCGGTTGA